In the Ipomoea triloba cultivar NCNSP0323 chromosome 6, ASM357664v1 genome, one interval contains:
- the LOC116022767 gene encoding L10-interacting MYB domain-containing protein-like translates to MDTDPNEQQPKQERLRTRWTPSLDKIFADLVVEQIRLGNRPNNVFDKKTWNYIRGEFNKQTNLDFNNNQLRKHLDVLRTRYYAFKSASGQNDPLVDCCFVGFDLWEDIAAQPKPETTKIKECPIYDELCLIFADSGADGKYAQSSHYGELEKSAGVDPSFTETQNPCPKAPLPSTISQGNETSPKATAKSTVEKKRKRLSEAVPDSGENSRDTDMINMISETLQEMIAASKLRLVEGPQIDKRFTISECIKALDEIEGMHDTLYYAALDLFEDPNLRETFLSLNDNMRLTWLQGNFGNPVSDSLIGL, encoded by the exons ATGGATACTGATCCTAATGAACAGCAACCAAAACAAGAGCGTCTGAGGACAAGATGGACACCATCCCTTGACAAGATCTTTGCAGATCTAGTTGTTGAACAGATTCGGCTGGGAAATCGACCAAACAATGTCTTTGATAAGAAAACTTGGAATTACATACGCGGTGAATTTAATAAGCAAACAAATCTCGATTTCAATAACAATCAGTTGAGGAAACACCTTGATGTACTCCGGACACGTTACTATGCTTTCAAGTCTGCTTCTGGTCAAAATGATCCTTTGGTGGATTGTTGCTTTGTTGGTTTTGATCTGTGGGAAGACATTGCg GCACAACCAAAGCCTGAAACAACCAAGATCAAGGAGTGCCCTATATATGATGAATTATGCTTGATTTTTGCGGACTCTGGTGCTGATGGAAAGTATGCCCAGTCAAGCCACTATGGAGAATTGGAAAAATCAGCTGGAGTAGATCCATCTTTTACTGAAACCCAAAATCCATGTCCTAAAGCACCACTCCCATCAACAATCTCACAAGGCAATGAAACTTCACCAAAAGCAACAGCTAAGAGTACAgtggagaaaaaaagaaagcgTCTGTCAGAGGCAGTACCCGATTCAGGTGAAAACAGTAGGGACACAGATATGATCAACATGATCTCAGAAACCTTGCAAGAGATGATAGCCGCTTCAAAGTTGCGGTTGGTTGAAGGTCCTCAGATTGACAAAAGATTCACAATAAGCGAGTGTATTAAAGCCTTGGACGAAATAGAAGGCATGCATGACACTCTGTACTATGCAGCTCTGGACTTATTCGAGGATCCAAATCTGAGGGAGACATTTCTGTCTCTTAATGACAACATGCGTTTGACATGGTTGCAGGGGAATTTTGGTAATCCTGTCTCAGACTCACTCATTGGGCTATGA
- the LOC116022765 gene encoding endoglucanase 2-like: protein MGRRSKSSKGNCCGWVLLALVALAIGCAIYVLMNPKEAEFPDPEPGPPGKPIKKYAHALKLALEFFDVQKAGKLDENKIPWRGNSALKDGSQAKLDLSKGMYDAGDTIKFGFPMAYTASVLSWAILEYGDQMEVAKQLEPAQDSLKWIMDFLVNAHPSPNVLYIQVGDPKSDHKCWERPESITKARPLIQVNTSAPGTEVAAETSAAMAAASLVFKSSDSDYSALLLKHAKELFAFAEKHRASYSKSIPQVAAYYNSTGYGDELLWAATWLYHATGDETYYDFATGDDADEFVQWGSPTWFSWDDKFPGAQVLMSRVSFFKSKGLSNSVTLEKYKSTAEAVMCGLLPKSPTATSSRTDSGLIWVSEWNALQHSVASAFLAVVYSDYMRSSRTARITCDGKQFTPYDLRDFATSQADYVLGDNPMEMSYLVGYGDKYPEYVHHRGASIPANAKPGCKQGFKWLDSSKPNPNVAVGALVGGPFLNDTYVDARNNSMQGEPTTYNSALLVGLLSGLVTTSSVVKSFV from the exons ATGGGGAGGAGATCGAAGTCGTCGAAAGGGAACTGTTGTGGGTGGGTTCTGTTGGCGCTGGTGGCATTGGCTATTGGGTGCGCCATTTATGTGCTTATGAATCCCAAAGAAGCAGAATTCCCGGACCCGGAGCCCGGGCCTCCCGGAAAGCCTATTAAGAAATACGCCCATGCTCTGAAACTGGCATTGGAGTTCTTCGACGTACAAAAGG CTGGGAAGTTggatgaaaacaaaataccatgGAGGGGGAATTCTGCACTCAAAGATGGAAGCCAAGCTAAGCTGGATCTTAGTAAAGGAATGTATGATGCTGGAGACACCATTAAATTTGGATTCCCCATGGCTTACACTGCTTCAGTGTTGTCGTGGGCGATCCTCGAGTATGGTGACCAAATGGAGGTGGCGAAGCAACTTGAACCTGCCCAAGACTCACTCAAATGGATAATGGACTTCCTTGTGAATGCCCATCCCTCTCCTAATGTCCTCTATATTCAG GTGGGGGATCCCAAAAGTGACCATAAATGTTGGGAAAGGCCTGAATCCATAACCAAGGCAAGGCCTCTAATCCAAGTGAACACATCTGCCCCGGGCACAGAAGTTGCAGCTGAAACTTCAGCAGCAATGGCTGCAGCATCTCTGGTGTTTAAATCCTCAGACTCTGATTACTCAGCCTTGCTTCTGAAACATGCTAAAGAGCTGTTTGCCTTTGCTGAGAAACATCGAGCCTCGTACAGTAAAAGCATTCCCCAAGTGGCTGCATATTACAACTCAACCGGGTATGGCGATGAGCTCTTGTGGGCAGCGACTTGGCTCTATCACGCGACAGGAGACGAAACGTATTATGATTTTGCAACGGGGGACGATGCAGATGAGTTTGTTCAGTGGGGAAGTCCCACCTGGTTTAGCTGGGATGACAAGTTTCCCGGAGCTCAG GTTTTGATGTCTCGGGTGAGTTTTTTCAAGTCGAAAGGGCTCTCAAATTCTGTCACTCTCGAGAAGTATAAGAGTACTGCAGAGGCTGTTATGTGTGGCCTTTTACCAAAATCCCCAACTGCCACATCAAGCAGAACAGACT CTGGTTTAATATGGGTGAGCGAGTGGAACGCCTTGCAACACTCTGTCGCGTCTGCCTTCTTAGCTGTCGTTTACAGCGACTACATGCGTTCGTCTCGCACTGCAAGGATCACGTGTGATGGCAAACAATTCACACCATATGATCTCAGGGATTTCGCCACTTCACAG GCCGATTATGTGCTGGGAGATAATCCAATGGAGATGAGCTACCTCGTTGGGTACGGGGATAAGTACCCGGAGTACGTTCACCATAGAGGAGCCTCGATCCCTGCAAACGCAAAACCGGGCTGCAAACAGGGCTTCAAATGGCTCGATTCATCCAAACCGAACCCGAATGTTGCAGTTGGAGCCCTAGTTGGAGGGCCATTTTTGAATGATACATATGTTGATGCAAGAAACAACTCAATGCAGGGAGAACCAACAACATATAACAGTGCACTCCTTGTTGGGCTTCTTTCTGGTTTAGTTACCACATCCTCTGTGGTTAAGTCTTTTGTTTAA
- the LOC116021908 gene encoding cytokinin riboside 5'-monophosphate phosphoribohydrolase LOG1-like: protein MEFQSPPPSQPTTPSRFRRICVFCGSSAGKNPSYQLAAIQLANQLVERNIDLVYGGGSIGLMGLVSQAVHNGGRHVLGVIPKTLMPREITGETVGEVRPVSGMHQRKAEMARQADAFIALPGGYGTLEELLEVITWAQLGIHDKPVGLLNVDGYYNSLLSFIDKAVDEGFITPAARHIIVSAQTAQELMSKLEDYVPKHNGDAPKLSWEMEQQLGYTTTKSEIAR, encoded by the exons ATGGAATTCCAATCTCCGCCGCCGTCTCAGCCCACAACGCCGTCGCGATTCAGGCGCATCTGCGTGTTCTGCGGCAGCAGCGCCGGCAAGAACCCCAGTTACCAGCTCGCCGCTATTCAGCTCGCCAACCAACTG GTTGAAAGGAACATAGACTTGGTCTATGGAGGTGGGAGCATTGGCTTGATGGGTCTCGTCTCCCAAGCTGTTCACAATGGAGGACGCCACGTGTTAGg AGTGATCCCTAAAACTCTAATGCCAAGAGAG ATCACTGGAGAGACGGTTGGAGAAGTTAGACCGGTGTCGGGTATGCATCAACGGAAGGCCGAAATGGCTAGGCAGGCCGACGCTTTCATAGCCTTGCCtg GTGGGTACGGAACCTTGGAGGAACTCCTCGAAGTCATCACTTGGGCTCAGTTGGGCATCCATGACAAACCG GTGGGTTTGCTGAACGTAGATGGGTACTATAACTCACTTCTGTCTTTCATAGACAAAGCAGTGGATGAAGGATTCATCACTCCAGCTGCCCGTCACATTATTGTGTCTGCCCAGACTGCCCAGGAACTCATGTCTAAGCTCGAG GACTATGTTCCCAAGCACAATGGGGATGCCCCAAAGCTAAGCTGGGAGATGGAGCAACAGCTAGGGTACACAACCACCAAATCCGAAATTGCACGTTGA
- the LOC116021980 gene encoding protein SPA, chloroplastic, with product MLSATKLQSPFLCCPLKLSSSPSLSLSQKPFKTQRSPPSFPCIRADLDQNTIVAISVGFVSIAVGIGIPVFYETQIDNAAKRENTQPCFPCSGSGAQKCRLCMGSGSVTVELGGDEKEVSQCINCEGVGSLTCTTCQGSGIQPRYLDRREFKDDD from the exons atgttgtcTGCTACTAAGCTTCAGTCTCCTTTTCTTTGTTGCCCTCTCAAGCTCTCTTCATCTCCTTCATTGTCTCTTTCCCAGAAACCCTTCAAAACCCAGCGCTCGCCGCCTTCTTTTCCATGTATTAGAGCTGATCTTGACCAAAACACG ATTGTAGCAATTTCAGTTGGATTTGTGAGCATTGCAGTTGGGATTGGAATTCCAGTGTTCTATGAAACCCAAATTGACAACGCT GCCAAAAGAGAGAACACTCAGCCATGCTTTCCCTGCAGTGGCTCCGGTGCTC AGAAATGCAGACTTTGCATGGGGTCTGGCAGTGTAACAGTTGAGCTTGGCGGGGACGAGAAAGAAGTCTCACAGTGCATCAACTGCGAGGGCGTTGGTTCTTTGACATGCACAACATGTCAAGGCAGTGGTATTCAACCTCGATATCTTGATCGCAG AGAGTTCAAGGATGACGACTAA